One genomic segment of Pirellulales bacterium includes these proteins:
- a CDS encoding PQQ-binding-like beta-propeller repeat protein, translated as MRIQLAFCGHDGPLAPMWIALLAAWCACGCGQEHGRPDVVLSLPASAESAIASNPTISSAATFQPSAVPGEAADRTEPAVADLNWPGWRGENTSGLSASQHLPIEWTTEKCIRWKQPVPGRGNSSPVIWGDHVLITSALGEDEGSKLVVCALDRRSGAPQWQADAGTARGSKHNKNGYASASVVTDGQRVFASFGSAGLFAFDLDTGHPLWHADLGPLTHEWGSASSPVLVGQNVIQLCDSATESSLKAFDQRTGQPVWSTPRTSTGSWSTPVIIDAVDAAGQQRPELVVNGTGVDGSGSGFITAYDPADGHELWRVQGTTDVVCPTAIVCGGLVISTSGRNGPIIAIRPGGSGDVTASRIAWKYSRGGAYVPTGVALGNRLYLIADGGVMSCLNLASGEEVWRERLKGTFTPSLVAADGHIYATNEFGTVYVLAAGDKFQTLAANDMQERTLCTPAIAGDLFLRTETQLYCVAGGQQDDRSGQVSGNQ; from the coding sequence ATGCGCATTCAGCTTGCGTTTTGTGGGCATGACGGCCCGTTGGCGCCGATGTGGATTGCCCTGCTGGCGGCATGGTGCGCCTGCGGTTGCGGGCAAGAACATGGACGGCCCGATGTGGTGCTGTCGCTGCCGGCCAGCGCGGAATCGGCCATAGCGTCCAATCCCACGATTTCCAGTGCGGCAACCTTCCAACCCTCGGCGGTTCCAGGCGAGGCGGCAGATAGGACGGAGCCGGCGGTTGCCGATTTAAACTGGCCCGGCTGGCGCGGTGAAAACACTTCCGGCCTATCGGCCTCGCAGCATTTGCCGATTGAGTGGACCACGGAAAAATGCATTCGCTGGAAGCAGCCGGTGCCAGGGCGTGGAAATTCTTCGCCCGTGATTTGGGGCGATCATGTATTGATTACCTCGGCGCTGGGGGAAGACGAGGGAAGCAAGCTGGTGGTGTGCGCGCTGGATCGTCGCAGCGGCGCGCCGCAATGGCAGGCCGATGCCGGTACGGCGCGCGGTTCTAAGCACAATAAAAATGGTTATGCCTCGGCCTCGGTCGTGACCGATGGCCAGCGGGTGTTTGCCAGCTTTGGCAGCGCCGGCTTGTTTGCTTTTGATTTGGACACCGGCCATCCACTGTGGCACGCTGATTTAGGACCCCTGACGCACGAATGGGGCAGCGCCTCCAGCCCCGTGTTGGTGGGCCAGAACGTCATTCAATTGTGCGATAGCGCGACCGAATCGAGCCTGAAGGCATTCGATCAGCGCACGGGCCAGCCGGTGTGGAGCACGCCGCGCACCAGCACCGGTTCCTGGAGCACGCCGGTAATAATCGATGCGGTAGACGCAGCCGGGCAGCAGCGGCCAGAGTTGGTGGTAAATGGCACGGGTGTGGATGGCTCGGGCAGCGGCTTTATCACAGCGTATGATCCGGCCGATGGCCACGAATTGTGGCGCGTGCAAGGAACGACCGACGTGGTATGTCCGACGGCCATCGTGTGCGGAGGATTAGTCATTAGCACCAGTGGGCGGAATGGACCCATCATTGCCATTCGGCCCGGCGGAAGCGGCGATGTCACCGCCAGCCGCATCGCTTGGAAATATTCTCGCGGCGGGGCCTATGTGCCGACCGGCGTGGCCCTGGGGAATCGGTTGTACTTGATCGCTGACGGCGGCGTGATGAGTTGCTTGAATTTGGCCAGCGGCGAAGAAGTATGGCGCGAGCGGTTGAAGGGCACGTTCACCCCCAGCCTCGTTGCGGCCGATGGGCACATTTACGCCACGAACGAATTCGGCACGGTGTACGTGCTGGCTGCCGGCGACAAATTTCAAACGCTGGCCGCCAACGACATGCAAGAACGCACTTTGTGCACCCCGGCCATTGCCGGCGACCTGTTTTTGCGCACCGAAACCCAGCTATACTGCGTGGCAGGCGGGCAGCAGGACGATCGATCGGGCCAGGTTTCCGGCAATCAGTAA
- a CDS encoding alpha/beta fold hydrolase — MSHVELVQVRTADGLRLVGALAMPKHVDSPRQPPVDAVLCVHGTGSNFYASALFEGLASKLLADGIAVLRVNTRGHDVLSIASTLHGPQRAGSALEHVDDCRHDLVAWLECLAARGCQSVALVGHSLGAIKALYTAVRMQHPALVRLVAISPPRLSHAHYLSSEKRDEFLAHYRLAQEHLAAGHGEALMEIKTPLPFLVSAASFIDKYGPEEKYNFLRELDRINLPTLFAFGDVELQEMNFRGLPEAILAAASPAQNIRVVTIAGANHIYTGQIDELAHKIRAWLATN, encoded by the coding sequence ATGTCTCATGTTGAATTAGTCCAGGTGCGAACGGCCGACGGTCTGCGCTTGGTTGGCGCGCTGGCGATGCCAAAGCATGTCGATTCGCCGCGCCAGCCGCCGGTCGATGCGGTGTTGTGCGTGCATGGCACCGGCAGCAACTTTTACGCCTCGGCACTGTTCGAGGGCCTGGCTTCCAAACTGTTGGCCGATGGCATTGCCGTGCTGCGCGTGAACACACGGGGACACGATGTGCTTAGCATCGCCAGCACGCTGCACGGTCCGCAGCGAGCGGGCTCGGCCCTGGAGCACGTGGACGATTGCCGCCACGACCTGGTCGCTTGGTTGGAGTGCTTGGCGGCGCGCGGCTGCCAATCGGTGGCGCTGGTGGGGCACAGCCTGGGGGCCATCAAAGCGCTATATACCGCAGTTCGAATGCAACATCCGGCGCTGGTGCGGTTGGTGGCGATTTCTCCGCCGCGGCTGTCGCACGCGCATTATCTATCTTCCGAGAAGCGCGACGAATTTCTGGCTCATTACCGCCTGGCGCAGGAACATTTGGCGGCAGGGCACGGCGAGGCGCTGATGGAAATCAAAACGCCGCTGCCGTTTTTGGTCTCGGCCGCCAGCTTCATCGACAAGTACGGCCCTGAGGAAAAATATAACTTTTTGCGCGAACTGGACCGCATCAATCTGCCCACGCTGTTTGCTTTTGGCGACGTGGAACTGCAGGAGATGAATTTTCGCGGCCTGCCCGAAGCGATTTTGGCGGCCGCCTCGCCGGCCCAAAATATCCGCGTAGTCACCATCGCCGGAGCCAATCACATTTACACCGGCCAAATCGACGAGCTAGCGCACAAAATCCGCGCCTGGCTGGCGACAAACTGA
- a CDS encoding aldehyde dehydrogenase family protein produces the protein MLNLPVIRWGQPYDSLEKDQVVHFLSGEPIASVSQANGALLQRDMRNAKQARKALLDFKPEELIERIKKAADLYLNATLPMGDGTQSPQQFSRQQSASTGLPEHMAKGNMAKNHFVLTHMDQMLDALTRGLPLSILSRGYGVESRGVVVSYQCQAPALGVVLPSNSPGVHTLWLPVIPMQVGLVLKPGPQEPWTPYRMTAAFVQAGIPAEAIGIYPGGADAGAAVLASCERSMIFGGAATVERYKGNPKVSVHGPGFSKILLGDDMVDEWEKYLDVMVESVFINSGRGCINCSGIWASRHTQEIAEAIGKRIGPVEPKPPEDPTASLAAFTVPGQAAGVWKSIEADLRESGVQHVTEQYGPRLVERERCAYLRPTVLHCESPTLAAAKKEFMFPFVTVVKCPQEKMIESIGYTLVGTAITNHPQWQRELTDATNIDRLNIGPIPTTKLDWLQPHEGSIVEFLFRARAYQLPPDRVATLKGASG, from the coding sequence ATGTTAAATTTGCCTGTCATCCGCTGGGGCCAGCCATACGATTCGCTGGAGAAGGACCAGGTGGTTCACTTCCTCAGCGGCGAGCCGATTGCTTCGGTCAGCCAGGCAAACGGGGCGCTTTTGCAGCGCGACATGCGCAATGCCAAGCAGGCCCGGAAGGCACTGTTGGATTTCAAGCCGGAAGAACTGATCGAGCGGATCAAAAAAGCGGCGGATTTGTATTTGAACGCCACGTTGCCGATGGGCGATGGCACGCAATCGCCCCAGCAGTTTTCCCGACAGCAATCGGCCAGCACCGGCCTGCCGGAGCACATGGCCAAAGGGAACATGGCCAAAAACCATTTCGTGCTGACGCACATGGATCAAATGCTCGATGCGCTCACTCGCGGACTGCCGCTGTCGATTCTTTCGCGCGGCTATGGGGTGGAAAGCCGCGGCGTGGTGGTGAGCTATCAATGCCAAGCGCCGGCCCTGGGCGTGGTGCTGCCGTCCAACTCGCCGGGCGTGCACACGCTGTGGCTGCCGGTGATACCCATGCAGGTGGGCCTGGTCCTCAAGCCTGGGCCGCAAGAGCCGTGGACGCCGTATCGCATGACCGCGGCCTTTGTGCAGGCAGGCATTCCAGCCGAGGCGATCGGTATTTACCCCGGCGGGGCCGATGCCGGCGCTGCGGTGCTGGCCAGTTGCGAGCGGAGCATGATTTTCGGCGGCGCCGCCACCGTGGAACGCTACAAAGGCAATCCGAAAGTGAGCGTGCACGGTCCGGGCTTCAGCAAAATTCTGCTCGGCGATGACATGGTGGACGAGTGGGAAAAATACCTCGACGTGATGGTCGAAAGCGTGTTCATCAACAGCGGCCGAGGCTGCATCAATTGTTCCGGCATTTGGGCTTCGCGGCACACCCAAGAAATTGCTGAGGCCATCGGCAAGCGGATTGGCCCGGTGGAACCGAAACCGCCGGAGGACCCGACCGCATCGTTGGCAGCTTTCACGGTGCCCGGTCAAGCTGCCGGCGTGTGGAAGAGCATCGAGGCCGATTTGCGCGAAAGCGGCGTGCAGCATGTCACCGAGCAATACGGCCCACGGCTGGTGGAACGGGAACGCTGCGCTTATCTGCGGCCCACGGTGTTGCATTGCGAATCGCCCACGCTGGCGGCGGCGAAAAAAGAGTTCATGTTCCCGTTCGTTACCGTGGTGAAATGCCCCCAAGAAAAAATGATCGAATCGATCGGTTACACGCTGGTAGGCACGGCCATTACGAACCATCCGCAGTGGCAGCGCGAACTGACCGACGCCACGAACATTGATCGGCTGAACATCGGACCCATTCCCACCACCAAGCTCGATTGGCTCCAGCCGCACGAAGGAAGCATCGTGGAATTTTTATTCCGCGCCCGAGCGTACCAGCTTCCGCCGGATCGCGTGGCCACGTTGAAAGGGGCTAGTGGCTAG
- a CDS encoding four helix bundle protein, whose product MNSSDLKVRHYRHLKVWERSMGVAKTVFKLTERYPKQQTFGLAIQSQRAAISIPSNIAEGQARDSTLEFLHHISYALGSLAELETQLILAADLGFVAPQAIDDLLSQLNEIGKMLRGLQKSLKAKQR is encoded by the coding sequence ATGAATTCGTCAGATTTAAAAGTCCGGCATTACCGTCATCTGAAGGTTTGGGAACGGTCCATGGGTGTCGCAAAAACCGTATTCAAATTGACCGAGCGATATCCAAAACAACAGACTTTTGGTTTAGCAATTCAATCCCAGCGCGCAGCCATTTCTATACCTTCTAATATCGCAGAAGGCCAAGCACGTGATTCCACGCTTGAGTTTCTGCACCACATATCATATGCGCTGGGTTCTCTTGCGGAACTGGAAACTCAACTGATTCTTGCCGCCGATCTTGGTTTCGTCGCTCCACAAGCCATCGATGATTTGTTGTCGCAACTCAATGAAATCGGCAAAATGCTGCGCGGCCTTCAAAAGTCGCTAAAAGCCAAACAGCGCTGA
- a CDS encoding iron-containing alcohol dehydrogenase: MTSFDFYPRTRIVFGPGKVAALGELAGELGARRVLVVSDPGIVKVGHSARAIKMLEQAGIEGQLFDTVGENPTTEHVEAGLKVAKRWEPELIVGLGGGSSMDCAKGINFLYTNGGQMQDYWGIGKATKPMLPMIAVPTTAGTGSETQSFALISDAKTHVKMACGDKKASFRVALLDPELTLTQPARVTALTGIDAVAHALESYVCRTRNPASMAFSREAWLALGGNFAHVLAQPSDLAARGGMQLGACFSGLAIENSMLGAAHALANPLTASFNIAHGQAVGMMLPHVIRFNGEEFGNLYFELLECTAGGNGFPAPAAGYQGLADFVAELLQQAGLLGRLREFKIPAEKLESLAADAAKQWTAEFNPRKAGVPELLSLYQAAY, from the coding sequence TTGACATCGTTTGATTTTTATCCGCGGACGCGCATTGTTTTCGGGCCAGGCAAAGTGGCTGCGCTGGGTGAGTTGGCCGGCGAGCTGGGGGCCCGGCGCGTGCTGGTGGTCAGCGATCCGGGCATTGTGAAAGTCGGGCACAGCGCTCGGGCGATCAAAATGCTGGAGCAGGCGGGGATCGAAGGGCAACTCTTCGATACGGTGGGAGAAAATCCGACTACGGAGCACGTCGAAGCGGGCTTGAAAGTGGCCAAGCGCTGGGAGCCGGAACTGATTGTGGGCCTGGGGGGCGGCAGCAGTATGGATTGCGCCAAGGGAATCAATTTTCTGTACACCAACGGCGGGCAGATGCAAGATTATTGGGGCATCGGCAAAGCGACCAAGCCCATGCTCCCGATGATTGCCGTGCCGACCACGGCCGGCACCGGCAGCGAAACGCAATCGTTCGCACTCATCAGCGATGCCAAAACGCACGTCAAAATGGCCTGCGGCGATAAAAAAGCCAGCTTTCGCGTGGCGCTGTTGGATCCAGAATTAACGCTCACGCAGCCGGCACGGGTGACGGCGCTAACGGGCATTGACGCCGTGGCCCATGCCTTGGAAAGCTACGTGTGCCGGACGCGCAATCCCGCTTCGATGGCCTTCAGCCGGGAGGCATGGCTGGCCTTGGGGGGAAACTTTGCCCATGTGTTGGCCCAGCCAAGCGATTTGGCTGCCCGCGGCGGCATGCAATTGGGGGCGTGCTTTTCCGGCCTGGCGATTGAGAACAGCATGCTGGGAGCGGCGCATGCGCTGGCCAATCCGCTAACGGCCAGCTTCAACATTGCCCACGGCCAGGCGGTGGGCATGATGTTGCCGCACGTCATTCGCTTCAACGGCGAAGAGTTCGGGAATTTATATTTCGAGCTACTGGAATGCACGGCCGGCGGAAACGGCTTTCCTGCGCCGGCGGCGGGTTATCAAGGCCTGGCAGATTTCGTGGCGGAGCTGCTTCAACAGGCGGGCTTACTCGGCCGATTGCGCGAATTTAAAATCCCGGCGGAAAAGCTGGAATCGCTGGCCGCCGACGCCGCCAAGCAATGGACGGCCGAGTTCAATCCGCGAAAAGCCGGCGTGCCGGAATTGCTGTCGCTGTATCAGGCCGCGTATTGA
- a CDS encoding GxxExxY protein, with translation MHANSREYLNELAEKVVGAAYEVANVLGLGFLEKVYERAMTSELTRQGIRVRPQAPISVIYKDEMVGDYFVDLLVEEVLIVELKCVDSFCDQHLAQCLNYLKATGYHLALLVNF, from the coding sequence ATGCACGCAAATTCACGCGAATATTTGAATGAATTGGCGGAGAAAGTGGTCGGTGCAGCCTACGAAGTGGCAAATGTTCTGGGGCTTGGTTTTTTGGAAAAAGTGTACGAACGGGCCATGACCAGCGAATTGACCCGACAGGGAATACGCGTGCGTCCTCAAGCGCCCATTAGCGTGATCTACAAGGATGAAATGGTGGGAGATTATTTCGTAGATCTGCTTGTCGAAGAAGTTTTAATTGTCGAGCTGAAATGCGTTGATAGTTTTTGCGATCAACATTTGGCACAATGCCTCAATTATTTGAAGGCTACTGGATATCATTTGGCGCTCCTGGTTAACTTTTAA
- a CDS encoding PQQ-binding-like beta-propeller repeat protein gives MEASGLEFLKSVAVCMQHLFLICVHSRSFAANLLLNAFRIHSRSFAANLLLGALLICGGCEGNHPAAPAAGNHPAAAVAGDDSDSSTGGPWPVFRQNAQATGVAESTLPQELQLLWKYTVQKGSFESTPVIVDGAVYIGDMDGTFYALDLRSGQERWKFDLGKDKAGFTAAAAVRDGRVYIGDMDGNFLCLDAQTHEKKWTATAGAEIDSAANFYHDVVLFGSQDTTLYCCNAASGKQQWTHQIGDQIRCSPTVVEDCCFLAGCDGKLHVIDLHDGQETGAVEIAAPTGSTPAASGELIYFGTEGGTFLCVNWKRLEKVWDWQDRLRGQSIRSSAALTDKAVIFGGRDKMVHALDPKTGDKRWDFITKGRVDSSPVVVGQRVFFGSADGRIYALDMATGEKVWDYECGGRLVGSPAVAQGRLVIASDAGVIYCWGEKK, from the coding sequence ATGGAAGCGAGTGGTCTGGAATTTTTGAAATCGGTCGCCGTTTGCATGCAACATCTGTTTCTCATTTGCGTTCATTCGCGTTCATTTGCGGCCAATCTCCTGCTGAATGCATTCCGCATCCATTCGCGTTCATTCGCGGCTAATCTCCTGCTGGGTGCATTGCTGATTTGCGGCGGTTGTGAAGGAAATCATCCTGCAGCGCCGGCAGCAGGTAATCATCCAGCAGCGGCAGTTGCTGGCGATGACAGTGACAGTTCCACCGGCGGGCCCTGGCCGGTGTTTCGCCAAAACGCTCAGGCCACGGGCGTGGCGGAGAGTACATTGCCGCAGGAGTTGCAGCTGCTCTGGAAGTACACGGTGCAGAAAGGCTCGTTCGAATCGACGCCGGTCATTGTCGACGGCGCGGTGTACATCGGCGACATGGACGGCACGTTTTACGCGCTCGATTTGCGCTCCGGTCAGGAGCGCTGGAAGTTCGACCTGGGCAAAGACAAAGCCGGCTTTACCGCCGCGGCCGCCGTGCGCGACGGGCGGGTGTATATCGGCGACATGGACGGCAATTTTTTGTGCCTGGACGCGCAGACGCACGAAAAAAAATGGACAGCCACGGCCGGCGCGGAAATCGATTCGGCGGCGAATTTCTATCACGACGTGGTGCTGTTCGGTTCGCAAGACACCACGCTGTATTGCTGCAACGCCGCTAGCGGAAAGCAGCAGTGGACGCATCAAATTGGCGATCAAATTCGCTGCTCGCCCACCGTGGTGGAAGATTGTTGTTTTCTGGCTGGTTGCGACGGCAAGCTGCATGTGATCGATTTGCACGATGGCCAAGAAACCGGCGCGGTCGAAATTGCGGCGCCCACCGGCAGCACCCCGGCCGCCAGCGGAGAGTTGATTTATTTTGGCACGGAAGGGGGCACGTTCTTGTGCGTGAATTGGAAGCGTTTGGAAAAGGTTTGGGATTGGCAGGACCGGCTGCGCGGCCAATCGATTCGTTCCAGCGCCGCCTTGACGGACAAGGCCGTGATTTTCGGTGGGCGAGATAAAATGGTTCACGCGCTGGATCCCAAGACCGGCGACAAACGGTGGGATTTTATCACCAAAGGGCGCGTCGATAGCTCGCCGGTGGTCGTGGGCCAGCGCGTGTTTTTCGGCTCGGCCGATGGCCGGATTTACGCGCTCGACATGGCCACGGGCGAAAAAGTCTGGGACTACGAATGCGGCGGCCGGCTGGTCGGCAGCCCCGCGGTGGCCCAAGGGCGCCTCGTTATCGCCAGCGATGCCGGGGTGATATACTGTTGGGGAGAGAAAAAGTGA
- a CDS encoding twin-arginine translocation signal domain-containing protein, whose protein sequence is MKFTHKSPHLSRRDFVKIAGVGTGAALAGAPLFLHADDKAGGKPPILGSGAHTYEAIHGWAQVPEGMRFGNTHMVQEDSQGRIFIHHQNGAPDSVFIFDPDGKFIKSWGAEWRVGAHGMQLRKEGNEEFLYLATTKQHQVAKTTLDGEKVFVLDYPKEAENAASDRCYANEQKYLPTNIAFAPNGDFYVADGYGSYYVHRYDKNGKYISTFGGAGTDDGVLEEPHGIWCDTRGPNPMILVADRKNERLQWFDLEGSHLETLLPPEEKGFRKPCHFDQRGTELLLPGLDGRVSILDKDNQQIVILGDNDNPKQRGQNKVPPEQRKPGVFVSPHGCLWDWAGNIYITEWLTDGRVIKLRKVDA, encoded by the coding sequence ATGAAATTCACGCACAAATCGCCGCACCTTTCGCGGCGCGATTTCGTCAAAATTGCCGGCGTCGGTACGGGAGCCGCGCTGGCCGGAGCGCCGCTGTTTCTGCACGCCGACGATAAAGCCGGCGGCAAGCCGCCGATTTTGGGCAGCGGCGCGCACACCTATGAGGCGATTCATGGCTGGGCACAGGTGCCCGAGGGCATGCGGTTTGGCAACACGCACATGGTGCAGGAAGATTCGCAGGGGCGGATTTTCATTCATCATCAAAACGGCGCGCCCGATTCGGTGTTCATTTTCGATCCCGACGGCAAGTTTATTAAATCGTGGGGGGCCGAGTGGCGCGTTGGTGCGCACGGCATGCAACTGCGCAAGGAAGGGAACGAAGAATTTTTGTATTTGGCCACGACCAAGCAGCATCAGGTGGCGAAAACCACGCTCGATGGGGAAAAAGTATTCGTGCTCGATTATCCCAAAGAAGCGGAAAATGCCGCCAGCGATCGTTGCTATGCAAATGAGCAAAAATATTTGCCCACCAATATTGCCTTCGCCCCGAATGGCGATTTTTATGTGGCCGATGGTTACGGCTCGTATTACGTTCATCGTTACGATAAAAACGGCAAGTACATTTCCACTTTTGGCGGCGCAGGCACCGATGACGGCGTGCTCGAGGAACCGCATGGCATTTGGTGCGATACGCGCGGCCCGAATCCGATGATTTTGGTGGCCGATCGCAAGAACGAGCGGCTGCAATGGTTCGATTTGGAAGGCTCGCACCTGGAAACCTTGCTGCCGCCGGAAGAAAAGGGATTCCGCAAGCCATGCCATTTCGATCAGCGGGGCACCGAATTGCTCTTGCCGGGGCTCGATGGCCGCGTAAGTATTCTCGATAAGGACAATCAGCAAATTGTCATTTTGGGCGATAACGATAATCCGAAGCAGCGCGGCCAAAACAAGGTGCCGCCGGAGCAGCGCAAGCCGGGCGTGTTTGTTTCGCCGCACGGCTGCCTGTGGGATTGGGCCGGCAACATTTACATTACCGAGTGGCTGACCGACGGCCGAGTAATCAAGCTGCGAAAAGTGGATGCGTGA
- a CDS encoding coproporphyrinogen-III oxidase family protein produces the protein MATGTTKKTEVGSYFIANYPPFSQWTADALPAVQAALHAPPADVPLGLYLHIPFCRKRCKFCYFRVYTDKNAAEVEQYVAALAREIELVSKLPVMGGRPFRFVYFGGGTPSFLSAKQLTSLVDRLRANIRWDRAEEVTFECEPGTLSEPKVKTLRDLGVTRISLGVENFGDSILEENGRAHLSAEIAKAWQWIVDAGFPNTNIDLISGMVGETWENWRDTVRRTIDCSPDSVTIYQMELPFNTVYSKDVLGNHTETPVADWPTKRAWVDYAFDELCAVGYSVSSAYTLVKDKRKVNFSYRDNLWRGSDLLATGVASFGHVSGVHYQNLAEWPQYVGALDRGELPLWRGMQPTAHQRLVREMILQLKTGQLEAGYFRDKFGVDILEQWREVWQEYVADELLALDGDRIQLTRAGLLQVDALLPAFFEPEHRGVRYT, from the coding sequence GTGGCGACCGGAACGACTAAAAAAACCGAAGTTGGCAGCTACTTCATTGCCAATTATCCGCCGTTTTCGCAATGGACGGCCGACGCCCTGCCGGCGGTTCAAGCGGCGCTGCATGCGCCGCCGGCCGATGTTCCCTTGGGGCTGTATTTGCATATTCCGTTTTGCCGCAAGCGCTGCAAGTTTTGCTATTTCCGCGTGTATACCGATAAAAACGCGGCGGAAGTGGAGCAATACGTAGCGGCTTTGGCGCGCGAAATTGAACTCGTGAGCAAGCTGCCGGTGATGGGCGGGCGGCCGTTCCGGTTTGTCTATTTCGGCGGCGGCACGCCGTCGTTTTTGAGCGCCAAGCAATTGACGTCGCTCGTCGATCGGTTGCGGGCCAACATCCGTTGGGATCGGGCCGAGGAAGTTACGTTTGAATGCGAACCCGGCACGCTCTCGGAGCCCAAAGTAAAAACGCTGCGCGATTTAGGCGTGACACGCATTAGCTTGGGCGTCGAAAACTTCGGCGATTCCATTTTAGAAGAGAACGGCCGGGCTCATTTGTCGGCGGAAATCGCGAAGGCTTGGCAGTGGATTGTGGATGCCGGTTTTCCCAACACGAACATCGATTTAATTTCCGGCATGGTGGGTGAAACATGGGAAAATTGGCGCGACACCGTGCGGCGGACCATCGATTGCTCGCCCGACAGCGTGACCATTTATCAAATGGAGTTGCCGTTCAACACGGTGTACTCCAAAGACGTTTTAGGCAATCACACCGAAACGCCCGTGGCCGATTGGCCGACGAAGCGGGCCTGGGTGGATTATGCCTTCGATGAGTTATGCGCCGTCGGCTACAGCGTTTCCAGTGCGTACACGCTGGTGAAAGACAAACGGAAAGTGAATTTCAGCTACCGCGATAATTTGTGGCGTGGCAGCGATTTGCTGGCCACGGGCGTGGCCAGCTTTGGGCACGTCTCCGGAGTGCACTACCAAAATTTAGCGGAATGGCCCCAATATGTGGGTGCGCTGGATCGCGGCGAATTGCCCCTGTGGCGCGGCATGCAGCCGACGGCACATCAGCGGCTGGTGCGCGAAATGATTTTACAACTCAAAACGGGCCAACTGGAGGCGGGCTATTTTCGCGACAAATTCGGCGTCGATATTTTGGAGCAGTGGCGAGAGGTGTGGCAGGAATACGTGGCGGACGAGCTGTTGGCCCTGGACGGCGACCGCATTCAATTGACCCGCGCCGGCTTGCTACAGGTGGATGCACTGTTGCCAGCATTTTTTGAGCCCGAACATCGTGGGGTGCGGTACACGTAA
- a CDS encoding polyprenyl synthetase family protein has protein sequence MATALPQSVRADGSLSSATKSALNRRCAASGAAYSRLLEAAAAMFLPQELERLAPRLHAATSGGRTHPERLNGQGVQHLDPLSATEAMAYDFLAKGGKHSRPFITLAAYHALAENVNVSGSTTGGSAANVGDESKPIALPDAVKRCALSIETFHKASLVHDDIEDNDEFRYGTPTLHRKYGTPTAINVGDYLIGLGYRLVSREAKSLGPEVVSDILDRIADAHMKLSAGQGAELLWRDSHNKQLTPQDTLRIYALKTAPAFEAALHTGLRLAGPAEHYLEPVGQFARNLGIAFQIINDQNDWLGDNHNKLLVAGDVIGGRPTLLWALALEGLAAGNRSELETLVSELPLSDEKLCEIRRLYEEAGAFQKADRLVEKHQQRAEALAAEIEPEPLRRLFFHLIDMVLERRRS, from the coding sequence TTGGCGACTGCATTACCCCAATCTGTCCGGGCGGATGGAAGTTTGTCGTCGGCGACAAAATCTGCGTTGAATCGCCGGTGTGCGGCTAGCGGCGCGGCGTATAGTCGGTTGCTGGAAGCAGCCGCGGCAATGTTCTTGCCGCAGGAATTGGAGCGGTTGGCGCCTCGCTTACATGCCGCAACCAGCGGGGGCCGCACGCATCCGGAGCGGCTTAACGGCCAGGGCGTGCAACATTTGGATCCGCTGTCGGCGACCGAAGCCATGGCCTACGATTTTTTGGCCAAAGGCGGCAAGCATTCGCGGCCATTCATTACGTTGGCGGCGTATCACGCCTTGGCGGAGAATGTGAATGTCTCCGGCAGCACTACTGGCGGCAGCGCGGCAAACGTGGGGGATGAATCTAAGCCCATCGCCTTGCCCGATGCCGTGAAGCGCTGCGCTTTGTCGATCGAAACGTTTCACAAGGCGTCGCTGGTGCACGACGATATTGAGGATAACGACGAGTTCCGTTACGGCACGCCCACGCTGCATCGCAAATACGGCACGCCCACGGCCATTAACGTGGGCGATTATTTGATTGGGCTGGGCTACCGGTTGGTCAGCCGCGAGGCGAAGTCGCTGGGGCCGGAAGTGGTCAGCGACATTTTGGATCGAATTGCCGATGCCCACATGAAGCTGAGCGCAGGGCAGGGCGCCGAGTTGTTGTGGCGCGATTCGCACAACAAACAGCTCACCCCGCAAGATACGCTCCGCATTTACGCTCTGAAAACCGCGCCCGCCTTCGAAGCGGCGTTGCATACCGGCTTACGTTTGGCCGGCCCGGCCGAGCACTACTTGGAGCCCGTCGGTCAATTTGCGCGCAATTTGGGCATCGCCTTTCAAATCATCAACGACCAGAACGATTGGTTGGGCGATAATCACAATAAACTGTTGGTCGCCGGCGATGTCATCGGCGGCCGCCCCACTTTGCTGTGGGCTTTAGCATTGGAAGGTTTGGCGGCGGGAAATCGCAGTGAATTGGAAACCTTGGTCAGCGAGCTTCCCTTGTCGGATGAAAAGCTATGCGAAATCCGCCGGCTGTACGAAGAGGCGGGCGCTTTTCAGAAAGCCGATCGCCTGGTCGAAAAGCATCAACAACGGGCCGAGGCGTTGGCCGCGGAAATCGAGCCCGAGCCGCTACGGCGATTGTTTTTCCATTTGATCGACATGGTATTGGAGCGCCGGCGGAGTTAA